A genomic segment from Streptomyces antibioticus encodes:
- a CDS encoding tetratricopeptide repeat protein, translating to MRIFGKGRHRPSASWRQATDRAFTLIGDGRYEDAGALLTRAADLEPWLSESWFNLALLHKFRHDWEQARTAGLRAVALLDRETGAPDWWNVGIAATALQDWPLARRAWQAYGLHVPGSVTGSGEPVGMELGSAAVRLSPEGEAEVVWGRRLDPARIEVLSIPLPSSGRRWGEVVLHDGVPHGERTTSAGHAYPVFDEIELWAPSPVPTWVVLLEAAGEDDRDALEQLAADAGFAAEDWSSSVRLLCRMCSESRMPSDEGDGEHLDPHDHSEPGHPGPLGHRTDGQLWVPERECGVAAPASLVRGLLDGWVADSPDSRAWRDLEEVC from the coding sequence GTGAGGATCTTCGGCAAGGGACGGCATCGGCCCTCCGCCTCCTGGCGGCAGGCCACGGACCGCGCGTTCACGCTGATCGGCGACGGACGCTACGAGGACGCGGGCGCGCTGCTGACACGTGCCGCGGACCTGGAGCCCTGGCTGTCCGAGTCCTGGTTCAACCTCGCCCTGCTGCACAAGTTCCGGCACGACTGGGAGCAGGCGCGGACCGCGGGCCTGCGGGCCGTGGCCCTGCTCGACCGCGAGACCGGCGCCCCCGACTGGTGGAACGTCGGGATCGCCGCCACCGCCCTCCAGGACTGGCCGCTGGCCCGCCGCGCCTGGCAGGCGTACGGGCTGCACGTCCCCGGCAGTGTGACCGGCTCCGGCGAGCCCGTCGGGATGGAGCTGGGCAGCGCGGCCGTGCGCCTGTCGCCGGAGGGCGAGGCCGAGGTGGTGTGGGGGCGGCGGCTGGATCCCGCGCGCATCGAGGTGCTGTCGATCCCGCTGCCGTCGTCCGGGCGGCGCTGGGGCGAGGTCGTGCTGCACGACGGCGTCCCGCACGGCGAGCGGACCACGTCGGCCGGGCACGCCTACCCCGTCTTCGACGAGATCGAGCTGTGGGCGCCGTCGCCGGTGCCCACCTGGGTGGTGCTGCTGGAGGCGGCCGGCGAGGACGACCGGGACGCCCTGGAACAGCTCGCCGCCGACGCCGGTTTCGCGGCGGAGGACTGGTCCTCGTCGGTGCGGCTGCTGTGCCGGATGTGCTCGGAGTCGCGGATGCCGTCGGACGAGGGCGACGGCGAGCACCTCGACCCGCACGACCACAGCGAGCCGGGCCACCCGGGACCGCTGGGGCACCGCACGGACGGACAGCTCTGGGTGCCGGAGCGGGAGTGCGGGGTGGCCGCGCCGGCGTCGCTGGTGCGCGGGCTGCTGGACGGCTGGGTCGCCGACAGCCCGGACTCCCGGGCCTGGCGGGACCTCGAAGAGGTCTGCTGA
- a CDS encoding ribonucleotide-diphosphate reductase subunit beta has product MTSEAKNLLDPGFELTLRPMRYPDFYERYRDAIKNTWTVEEVDLHSDVADLAKLTPSEQHLIGRLVAFFATGDSIVANNLVLTLYKHINSPEARLYLSRQLFEEAVHVQFYLTLLDTYLPDPEDRNAAFAAVENIPSIREKAEFCFKWINEVEKLERLESKADRRRFLLNLICFAACIEGLFFYGAFAYVYWFRSRGLLHGLATGTNWVFRDETMHMSFAFDVVDIVRKEEPELFDEQLGQQVTDMLREAVEAELQFARDLCGDGLPGMNTDSMRQYLECVADQRLTRLGFAPVYGSENPFSFMELQGVQELTNFFERRPSAYQVAVEGTVDLDEDF; this is encoded by the coding sequence ATGACCAGCGAAGCCAAGAACCTTCTCGACCCGGGCTTCGAGCTGACGCTCCGCCCGATGCGCTACCCGGACTTCTACGAGCGCTACCGGGACGCGATCAAGAACACCTGGACCGTGGAGGAGGTCGACCTCCACTCGGACGTCGCCGACCTCGCCAAGCTGACGCCCTCGGAGCAGCACCTCATCGGCCGGCTGGTGGCGTTCTTCGCGACCGGCGACTCGATCGTCGCGAACAACCTGGTGCTGACGCTCTACAAGCACATCAACTCCCCCGAGGCGCGGCTCTATCTGAGCCGTCAGCTCTTCGAGGAGGCGGTGCACGTCCAGTTCTATCTGACGCTTCTGGACACCTATCTGCCCGACCCGGAGGACCGCAACGCCGCGTTCGCGGCCGTGGAGAACATCCCCTCCATCCGCGAGAAGGCCGAGTTCTGCTTCAAGTGGATCAACGAGGTCGAGAAGCTGGAGCGGCTGGAGTCGAAGGCCGACCGCCGGCGCTTCCTGCTCAACCTGATCTGCTTCGCCGCGTGCATCGAGGGCCTGTTCTTCTACGGCGCCTTCGCGTACGTCTACTGGTTCCGCAGCCGGGGTCTGCTGCACGGCCTCGCCACCGGCACCAACTGGGTGTTCCGGGACGAGACCATGCACATGAGCTTCGCGTTCGACGTGGTCGACATCGTCCGCAAGGAGGAGCCGGAGCTGTTCGACGAGCAGCTCGGGCAGCAGGTCACGGACATGCTCCGGGAGGCCGTCGAGGCCGAGCTGCAGTTCGCCCGTGACCTGTGCGGCGACGGCCTGCCCGGGATGAACACCGACTCCATGCGCCAGTACCTGGAGTGCGTCGCCGACCAGCGCCTCACGCGGCTCGGCTTCGCCCCGGTGTACGGCTCGGAGAACCCCTTCTCCTTCATGGAGCTCCAGGGCGTTCAGGAGCTGACCAACTTCTTCGAGCGCCGTCCGTCGGCGTACCAGGTGGCGGTGGAGGGCACCGTGGACCTGGACGAGGACTTCTGA
- a CDS encoding bifunctional albaflavenone monooxygenase/terpene synthase gives MTVESVKPTTSEVPELREPPLAGGRVPLLGHGWRMARDPLAFLARLRDHGDVVRLKLGPKTVYAVTAPDLTGALALSPDYIISGPLWESLESLLGKEGVATANGPLHRRQRRTIQPAFRLDAIPGYGPIMEEETHALVERWNNGEVLDATAECFRVSVRISARCLMRGSYMDARSERITSALATLFAGMYQRMVVPLGPLYRVPIPANREFNRALADLHRLVDEIVADRRASGQKPDDLLTALLEAKDENGDPIGEQEIHDQVIAILTPGSETAGSVLMSLLLVLSRHPDQVDKIRAEVKNVVGDRPVAFDDVRKLRHTANVVIETMRLYPAVWILTRRAVTDTELGGYRIPAGADIVYSPYAIQRDPRSYDRNEEFDPDRWLPDRSKEVPKYAMVPFSVGNRKCPSDHFSMAELTLITAVVANAFRFEEAPGSDPRTHIGITLRPRRLRLKVLPG, from the coding sequence ATGACCGTCGAGTCGGTGAAACCCACGACGTCCGAAGTCCCCGAGCTGCGTGAGCCGCCCCTGGCGGGCGGCCGCGTCCCGCTGCTGGGCCACGGCTGGCGGATGGCCCGCGACCCGCTGGCCTTCCTGGCCCGGCTGCGCGACCACGGCGACGTCGTCCGCCTGAAGCTGGGCCCCAAGACGGTGTACGCCGTCACCGCGCCGGACCTGACCGGCGCCCTCGCCCTCAGCCCCGACTACATCATCTCCGGCCCGCTGTGGGAGTCCCTGGAGAGCCTGCTCGGCAAGGAGGGCGTGGCCACGGCCAACGGCCCGCTCCACCGCCGCCAGCGCCGCACCATCCAGCCCGCCTTCCGGCTCGACGCCATCCCCGGCTACGGGCCGATCATGGAGGAGGAGACCCACGCGCTCGTGGAGCGCTGGAACAACGGCGAGGTCCTCGACGCCACCGCGGAGTGCTTCCGGGTCTCCGTGCGCATCTCCGCCCGCTGTCTGATGCGCGGCAGCTACATGGACGCCCGCTCCGAGCGGATCACCTCCGCGCTCGCCACCCTGTTCGCCGGCATGTACCAGCGCATGGTGGTGCCCCTCGGCCCGCTTTATCGGGTACCGATTCCGGCCAACCGCGAATTCAACCGGGCACTGGCCGATCTGCATCGGCTCGTCGACGAGATCGTCGCCGACCGCCGGGCATCCGGTCAAAAACCGGACGATTTGCTGACGGCTTTGCTGGAGGCGAAGGACGAGAATGGCGACCCGATCGGGGAACAGGAGATCCACGACCAGGTCATCGCGATACTGACCCCGGGCAGCGAAACCGCCGGCTCGGTACTCATGTCGCTGCTCCTCGTCCTCTCCCGGCATCCGGATCAGGTGGACAAGATCCGCGCGGAGGTGAAAAACGTCGTCGGTGACCGGCCGGTCGCATTCGACGACGTCCGAAAGCTGCGGCACACCGCCAATGTCGTCATCGAGACCATGCGGTTGTATCCCGCCGTATGGATATTGACCCGGCGGGCGGTGACCGACACGGAGCTGGGCGGTTACCGCATTCCGGCCGGTGCGGACATCGTGTACAGCCCGTACGCGATCCAGCGCGATCCGCGCTCGTACGACCGGAACGAGGAGTTCGATCCCGACCGCTGGCTTCCGGATCGGTCCAAGGAGGTGCCGAAGTACGCGATGGTGCCGTTCAGCGTCGGCAACCGGAAGTGTCCGAGCGACCACTTCTCGATGGCGGAGCTGACGCTGATCACCGCGGTGGTGGCGAACGCGTTCCGCTTCGAGGAGGCGCCCGGCTCCGACCCCCGGACCCATATCGGCATCACGCTGCGGCCGCGCAGGCTGCGGCTGAAGGTTCTGCCGGGGTGA
- a CDS encoding HD-GYP domain-containing protein: MTSRRPLLALRSAAALLAAGSLLVTLADGLDARPTALAFGVLVAVGELIRPGARLGPDPATPHLTASHGAQGTTGSGLREAAPLGAAGALSYALLGEHAGQPTHHGVAQVVCVVAAAALLGSVPRLARGQGPVLDHLVRRILAVGFTAVCFQPLYHRGFFDGWSGPAYALLLLALLVLTVLCDAVVAAALAHSATGWPFGPLLRDELRAVPGIGSAVCATGAVMALAVAVVGLWALPVFSVPLLLTQLSLRRYAAVRATYRQTIASLARATEIAGYTPAGHARRVAALGQAVGRDLGLAEAELTVLEYAALMHDIGQLSLVDPVPAGATADLPAAEQRRIALLGGAVVRRTGAGPQVAAVVERQADPYPEQPVAARIVRVVNAYEEKVRDAGPGGPLTALEELRLGTGGAYAPEVVEALARVLGNRGGGGQRPGPGAGGRRAGLSDLGRGWVTHG, encoded by the coding sequence ATGACCTCCCGCCGCCCGCTGCTCGCCCTGCGGTCCGCCGCCGCCCTGCTCGCCGCGGGCTCCCTCCTCGTGACCCTGGCCGACGGCCTCGACGCCCGCCCGACCGCCCTCGCCTTCGGCGTCCTGGTGGCCGTCGGCGAGCTGATCCGCCCCGGCGCCCGGCTCGGTCCGGACCCGGCGACCCCGCACCTGACGGCCTCGCACGGGGCGCAGGGGACGACCGGGTCCGGGCTGCGCGAGGCCGCCCCGCTCGGCGCCGCCGGGGCCCTGTCGTACGCGCTGCTCGGGGAGCACGCCGGGCAGCCCACCCACCACGGGGTGGCGCAGGTGGTCTGTGTCGTGGCCGCCGCCGCGCTGCTGGGCAGCGTGCCGCGGCTGGCCCGGGGACAGGGGCCCGTCCTCGACCATCTGGTCCGGCGGATCCTGGCCGTCGGCTTCACCGCCGTGTGCTTCCAGCCGCTCTACCACCGGGGCTTCTTCGACGGCTGGAGCGGCCCGGCGTACGCGCTGCTGCTGCTCGCCCTGCTGGTGCTGACCGTGCTGTGCGACGCCGTGGTGGCCGCCGCGCTCGCGCACTCCGCGACCGGCTGGCCCTTCGGGCCGCTGCTCCGCGACGAGCTGCGGGCGGTGCCCGGGATCGGGTCCGCGGTGTGCGCGACGGGCGCGGTGATGGCGCTCGCGGTGGCCGTCGTCGGCCTATGGGCGCTGCCCGTGTTCTCGGTGCCGCTGCTGCTCACCCAGCTCTCCCTGCGCCGGTACGCGGCGGTGCGCGCCACCTACCGGCAGACCATCGCCTCCCTGGCCCGCGCCACCGAGATCGCCGGGTACACCCCGGCCGGGCACGCCCGCCGGGTCGCCGCGCTCGGCCAGGCCGTGGGCCGGGACCTGGGGCTGGCGGAGGCGGAGCTGACGGTCCTGGAGTACGCGGCCCTCATGCACGACATCGGCCAGCTCAGCCTGGTCGACCCGGTCCCGGCCGGCGCCACCGCCGACCTGCCCGCCGCCGAGCAGCGCCGGATCGCCCTGCTCGGCGGGGCCGTCGTACGCCGGACCGGGGCGGGCCCGCAGGTCGCCGCGGTCGTCGAGCGGCAGGCCGACCCCTATCCCGAGCAGCCGGTGGCCGCCCGGATCGTCCGGGTGGTCAACGCCTACGAGGAGAAGGTGCGCGACGCCGGTCCCGGCGGACCGCTCACCGCCCTGGAGGAGCTGCGCCTCGGCACCGGCGGCGCCTACGCCCCGGAGGTCGTGGAGGCGCTGGCCAGGGTGCTCGGGAACCGAGGGGGCGGCGGACAGCGCCCCGGACCGGGGGCCGGCGGGCGACGGGCCGGCCTGTCTGACCTTGGCCGGGGGTGGGTAACCCATGGGTAA
- the cyc1 gene encoding epi-isozizaene synthase: MPAFPYSTTYSTTATVAAPAVPPSLSLPVIERAFPRRLHPYWPQLQEKTRSWLLEKRLMPADKVAEYADGLCYTDLMAGYYLGAPDEVLQAIADYSAWFFVWDDRHDRDVVHGRTKAWRRLRFRLHAALDAPADHLHDRDPLVAGLADSAGRLFSFLPDTWNARFTRHFHAVIDAYDREFRNRLEGRIPGVEEYLALRRLTFAHWIWTDLLEPSAECELPDPVRKHPAYRRAALLSQEFAAWYNDLCSLPKEIAGDEVHNLGISLITHEGLNLEEAVDDVRRRVEECISEFLVVEQDVLRLADRLDDGTVRGKQLGAAVRACLANMRNWFSSVYWFHHESGRYMVDSWDDRSTPPYVNNEAAGEK; encoded by the coding sequence GTGCCAGCTTTCCCATACAGCACCACATACAGCACCACGGCGACGGTGGCCGCGCCCGCGGTCCCGCCTTCGCTCTCTCTTCCGGTCATCGAGAGGGCCTTTCCCCGGCGACTGCATCCGTATTGGCCGCAGTTGCAGGAGAAGACCCGCTCCTGGCTGCTGGAAAAACGGTTGATGCCGGCGGACAAGGTCGCAGAATATGCCGACGGCCTGTGCTACACGGACTTGATGGCGGGGTACTACCTCGGGGCGCCCGACGAGGTGCTCCAGGCCATAGCCGACTACAGCGCGTGGTTCTTCGTCTGGGACGACCGGCACGACCGGGACGTCGTCCACGGCCGGACCAAGGCGTGGCGGCGGCTCAGGTTCCGCTTGCACGCCGCGCTGGACGCACCGGCGGACCACCTGCACGACCGGGATCCGCTGGTGGCCGGGCTCGCGGACAGCGCGGGACGGCTCTTCTCGTTCCTTCCCGACACCTGGAACGCCCGCTTCACCCGGCACTTCCACGCGGTGATCGACGCCTACGACCGGGAATTCCGCAATCGTCTCGAAGGCCGCATTCCCGGGGTCGAAGAATATCTCGCGCTGCGTCGGCTCACCTTCGCCCACTGGATCTGGACGGACCTGCTCGAACCGAGTGCGGAATGCGAACTGCCCGATCCGGTGCGCAAACACCCGGCCTATCGGCGGGCGGCACTGCTGAGTCAGGAATTCGCCGCCTGGTACAACGACCTCTGTTCGCTCCCCAAGGAAATAGCGGGCGACGAGGTGCACAATCTGGGAATCAGTCTCATCACCCATGAGGGGCTGAATCTGGAAGAGGCGGTGGACGACGTCCGGCGCCGTGTCGAGGAATGCATATCGGAATTCCTCGTGGTCGAGCAGGACGTCTTACGGCTCGCCGACCGTCTCGACGACGGGACGGTTCGCGGAAAGCAACTCGGCGCCGCCGTACGGGCCTGCCTCGCGAATATGCGGAACTGGTTCAGTTCCGTCTACTGGTTCCACCACGAGTCCGGCCGCTACATGGTCGACAGCTGGGACGACCGGTCCACGCCCCCGTACGTCAACAACGAAGCGGCAGGTGAGAAATGA
- a CDS encoding GlxA family transcriptional regulator, translated as MLKNVAAVLLDGVHPFELGVLCEVFGIDRSDEGLPVYDFAVVSAEGPSLGTHVGGLTVSTPYGLDRLEEADLIAVPAGSGYHRREYPPGLLDALRRAVDRGTRVLSVCSGVFVLGAAGLLDGRRCAVHWHHAQELSRHYPRARVEPDVLYVDEDPVITSAGTAAGIDACLHLVRKEQGPEVANRIARRMVVPPHRDGGQAQYIERPLPRSSCDTVGEVLAWMDEHLDQEVTVEQLAARAHMAPRTFARRFQQETGTTPYRWLLRQRVLLAQHLLEATDETVDAIAWRTGFGTAGALRHQFVRALGTTPNAYRRAFRGPQAAA; from the coding sequence ATGCTGAAAAACGTCGCCGCCGTCCTCCTCGACGGCGTGCACCCCTTTGAACTGGGCGTCCTGTGCGAGGTGTTCGGCATCGACCGCAGCGACGAGGGCCTGCCGGTGTACGACTTCGCGGTGGTCTCGGCCGAGGGCCCCTCGCTGGGCACCCATGTCGGCGGGCTGACCGTCTCCACGCCGTACGGCCTGGACCGGCTGGAGGAGGCCGATCTGATCGCCGTGCCGGCCGGGAGCGGGTACCACCGGCGGGAGTACCCGCCCGGACTGCTCGACGCCCTGCGCCGGGCCGTGGACCGCGGGACCCGGGTGCTCAGCGTGTGCTCCGGGGTCTTCGTGCTGGGCGCGGCCGGACTGCTCGACGGCCGGCGGTGCGCCGTGCACTGGCATCACGCCCAGGAGCTGTCGCGCCACTACCCGCGGGCCCGCGTGGAGCCGGACGTGCTCTACGTCGACGAGGACCCGGTGATCACCTCCGCCGGCACGGCCGCCGGGATCGACGCCTGTCTCCACCTGGTCCGCAAGGAGCAGGGGCCCGAGGTCGCCAACCGGATCGCCCGCCGGATGGTCGTACCGCCGCACCGGGACGGCGGCCAGGCCCAGTACATCGAGCGGCCGCTGCCCAGGTCGTCGTGCGACACGGTCGGCGAGGTGCTGGCGTGGATGGACGAGCACCTCGACCAGGAGGTCACGGTCGAACAGCTCGCCGCCCGCGCCCACATGGCCCCGCGCACCTTCGCCCGCCGCTTCCAGCAGGAGACCGGCACCACGCCCTACCGGTGGCTGCTGCGCCAGCGCGTCCTGCTGGCCCAGCACCTGCTGGAGGCCACGGACGAGACGGTGGACGCGATCGCCTGGCGCACCGGCTTCGGCACGGCGGGCGCCCTGCGCCACCAGTTCGTACGGGCCCTGGGGACCACCCCGAACGCCTACCGGCGCGCGTTCCGTGGTCCCCAGGCGGCCGCCTGA
- the def gene encoding peptide deformylase — protein sequence MAQQDTDQQHTGVLPVDDEGFVIDTEETEERERAYRERGTSRPITVVGNPVLHKECKDVTVFDDDLLKLVDDMFASQHTAEGVGLAANQIGVDLKVFVYDCPDDEGLRHTGVVCNPKLVELPAERRRLDDSNEGCLSVPTAYAPLARPDYAEVTGQDEKGNPIKVRGTGYFARCLQHETDHLYGYLYIDRLSKRERKDALRQMAENEPRYPVVAND from the coding sequence ATGGCGCAGCAGGACACCGATCAGCAGCACACGGGCGTGCTTCCCGTGGACGACGAGGGCTTCGTCATCGACACCGAGGAGACCGAGGAGCGGGAGCGGGCGTACCGCGAGCGCGGCACCTCGCGGCCGATCACCGTCGTCGGGAACCCGGTGCTGCACAAGGAGTGCAAGGACGTCACCGTCTTCGACGACGACCTGCTGAAGCTGGTGGACGACATGTTCGCGAGCCAGCACACCGCCGAGGGCGTGGGCCTGGCCGCCAACCAGATCGGCGTCGACCTCAAGGTCTTCGTCTACGACTGCCCCGACGACGAGGGCCTCCGGCACACCGGTGTGGTCTGCAACCCCAAGCTCGTCGAACTGCCCGCCGAGCGGCGCCGGTTGGACGACAGCAACGAGGGCTGCCTGTCGGTGCCCACCGCCTACGCGCCGCTGGCCCGCCCGGACTACGCCGAGGTGACCGGGCAGGACGAGAAGGGCAACCCGATCAAGGTGCGGGGCACCGGGTACTTCGCTCGGTGTTTGCAGCACGAGACGGATCACCTCTACGGCTACCTCTACATCGACCGGCTCTCCAAGCGTGAACGCAAGGACGCGCTGCGGCAGATGGCCGAGAACGAGCCCCGCTACCCCGTGGTCGCCAACGACTGA
- a CDS encoding ribonucleoside-diphosphate reductase subunit alpha: MTIAPADPASAITLDTDGPGTALLRTLTELTADLPDADPGRVAAAALRGRSARADETELRELATEAAAGLISEDPAYSRLAARLLTIGIRAEAASQGVTSFTESVAVGHREGLVADRTAAFVRLHAARLDALIDTTADDRFGYFGLRTLHSRYLLRHPHTRKVVETPQHFLLRVASGLAEDDTARSVDEVTALYGLMSRLDYLPSSPTLFNSGTRHPQMSSCYLLDSPLDELDSIYDRYHQVARLSKHAGGIGLSYSRIRSRGSLIRGTNGHSNGIVPFLKTLDASVAAVNQGGRRKGAAAVYLETWHSDLEEFLELRDNTGEDARRTHNLNLAHWVPDEFMRRVDADGPWSLFSPSDVPELVDLWGDEFDAAYRAAEAKGLARKTVPARDLYGRMMRTLAQTGNGWMTFKDAANRTANQTAEPGHVIHSSNLCTEILEVTDDGETAVCNLGSVNLGAFVDQAAGELDWERLDEAVRTAVTFLDRVVDINFYPTEQAGRSNARWRPVGLGAMGLQDVFFKLRLPFDSAEARELSTRIAERIMLAAYEASADLAERNGPLPAWEKTRTARGVLHPDHYGVTFTWPERWAALRERIAVTGMRNSLLLAIAPTATIASIAGVYECIEPQVSNLFKRETLSGEFLQVNSYLVQDLKALGVWDARTREALRESNGSVQGFAWIPAEVRDLYRTAWEIPQRGLIDMAAARTPYLDQAQSLNLFLETPTIGKLSSMYAYAWKSGLKTTYYLRSRPATRIARAAQAQAPATIPVQQASDPDAVACSLENPESCEACQ; the protein is encoded by the coding sequence GTGACCATCGCGCCAGCCGATCCGGCCTCAGCCATCACGCTGGACACCGACGGTCCCGGGACCGCGTTGCTGCGGACCCTGACCGAGCTGACCGCCGACCTCCCCGACGCCGACCCCGGCCGGGTCGCCGCCGCCGCGCTGCGCGGCCGGTCCGCGCGGGCGGACGAGACGGAACTGCGCGAGCTGGCCACGGAGGCGGCCGCCGGACTGATCTCCGAGGACCCGGCCTACTCCCGGCTGGCCGCCCGGCTGCTGACGATCGGCATCCGCGCGGAGGCCGCCTCCCAGGGCGTCACCTCCTTCACCGAGTCCGTCGCCGTCGGCCACCGCGAGGGCCTCGTCGCCGACCGCACCGCCGCCTTCGTACGGCTGCACGCGGCCCGGCTGGACGCGCTGATCGACACCACCGCCGACGACCGCTTCGGCTACTTCGGCCTGCGCACCCTGCACAGCCGCTACCTGCTGCGCCACCCGCACACCCGCAAGGTCGTCGAGACGCCCCAGCACTTCCTGCTGCGGGTCGCCTCCGGCCTCGCCGAGGACGACACCGCCCGCTCCGTGGACGAGGTCACCGCGCTCTACGGGCTCATGAGCCGGCTCGACTACCTGCCGTCCTCCCCCACGCTCTTCAACTCCGGTACGCGGCACCCCCAGATGTCGTCCTGCTACCTCCTCGACTCCCCGCTGGACGAGCTGGACTCCATCTACGACCGCTACCACCAGGTGGCCCGGCTCTCCAAGCACGCCGGCGGCATCGGACTGTCGTACTCCCGCATCCGCAGCCGCGGTTCGCTGATCCGCGGCACCAACGGGCACTCCAACGGCATCGTGCCGTTCCTGAAGACCCTGGACGCCTCGGTCGCCGCAGTGAACCAGGGCGGCCGGCGCAAGGGCGCGGCCGCGGTCTACCTGGAGACCTGGCACTCCGACCTGGAGGAGTTCCTGGAGCTGCGCGACAACACCGGTGAGGACGCCCGCCGTACGCACAACCTGAACCTCGCGCACTGGGTGCCGGACGAGTTCATGCGCCGGGTCGACGCCGACGGGCCGTGGTCGCTGTTCTCCCCGTCGGACGTGCCCGAGCTGGTCGACCTGTGGGGCGACGAGTTCGACGCCGCCTACCGCGCCGCCGAGGCGAAGGGGCTGGCCCGCAAGACCGTCCCGGCGCGTGATCTGTACGGCCGGATGATGCGCACCCTCGCGCAGACCGGCAACGGCTGGATGACCTTCAAGGACGCCGCCAACCGCACCGCCAACCAGACGGCCGAGCCGGGCCACGTCATCCACTCCTCGAACCTGTGCACGGAGATCCTGGAGGTCACGGACGACGGCGAGACCGCGGTCTGCAACCTGGGCTCGGTCAACCTCGGCGCGTTCGTCGACCAGGCGGCCGGCGAGCTCGACTGGGAGCGGCTGGACGAGGCCGTCCGCACCGCCGTGACCTTCCTGGACCGGGTCGTCGACATCAACTTCTACCCGACCGAGCAGGCGGGCCGCTCCAACGCCCGCTGGCGGCCGGTCGGCCTGGGCGCGATGGGCCTCCAGGACGTCTTCTTCAAACTGCGGCTGCCCTTCGACTCCGCCGAGGCCAGGGAGCTGTCCACCCGGATCGCCGAGCGGATCATGCTCGCCGCGTACGAGGCGTCCGCCGACCTGGCCGAGCGCAACGGCCCGCTGCCGGCCTGGGAGAAGACCCGGACCGCCCGCGGTGTGCTGCACCCCGACCACTACGGCGTCACGTTCACCTGGCCGGAGCGCTGGGCGGCGCTGCGCGAGCGGATCGCCGTCACCGGTATGCGCAACTCGCTGCTGCTGGCCATCGCGCCGACCGCCACCATCGCCTCGATCGCCGGGGTGTACGAGTGCATCGAGCCGCAGGTGTCCAACCTGTTCAAGCGCGAGACGCTGTCCGGGGAGTTCCTCCAGGTCAACTCGTACCTGGTGCAGGACCTCAAGGCGCTGGGCGTCTGGGACGCGCGCACCCGTGAGGCGCTGCGCGAGTCCAACGGGTCGGTGCAGGGCTTCGCGTGGATCCCGGCCGAGGTGCGGGACCTGTACCGCACGGCGTGGGAGATCCCGCAGCGCGGTCTCATCGACATGGCCGCCGCCCGTACCCCGTACCTGGACCAGGCCCAGTCCCTGAACCTGTTCCTGGAGACGCCGACCATCGGCAAGCTCTCCTCGATGTACGCGTACGCGTGGAAGTCGGGTCTGAAGACGACCTACTACCTGCGCTCGCGCCCGGCGACCCGGATCGCGCGGGCCGCCCAGGCCCAGGCTCCGGCCACCATCCCCGTCCAGCAGGCGTCCGACCCCGACGCGGTCGCCTGCTCCCTTGAGAACCCCGAGTCCTGCGAGGCGTGCCAGTGA
- a CDS encoding type II secretion system protein — protein MTTEQTQTLLAMVVVLGMLALLVLPSLIGIVRDRRIDRQIEEAQEHDGAQGHEGEKDQKSSSRSTVPSTATWYADGRRSKKLVSS, from the coding sequence ATGACTACAGAACAGACACAGACACTGCTCGCCATGGTCGTCGTCCTGGGCATGCTCGCGCTCCTGGTCCTCCCGTCACTGATCGGGATCGTGCGCGACCGGCGCATCGACCGTCAGATCGAGGAGGCCCAGGAGCACGACGGGGCCCAGGGGCACGAGGGGGAGAAGGATCAGAAGTCCTCGTCCAGGTCCACGGTGCCCTCCACCGCCACCTGGTACGCCGACGGACGGCGCTCGAAGAAGTTGGTCAGCTCCTGA